One Vespa crabro chromosome 9, iyVesCrab1.2, whole genome shotgun sequence genomic region harbors:
- the LOC124426776 gene encoding proteasomal ubiquitin receptor ADRM1 isoform X1, whose amino-acid sequence MCMGPLFGNNPSRNASKNLVEFKAGKMTMKGKMVYPDTRKGQVYVHQSDDQLMHFCWKDRTTGIVEDDLIIFPDDCEFKHVPACKTGRVYLLRFKSSSRKFFFWLQDLKTDKDEEYCRKINEVLNNPPTPGSQRSGNANPDGDFHNLLNNMSQQQLMQLFGGVGQIGLGSLLGTMSRPHGIQSTRASTTTASSPVTTSVARPPVSQTPAPSTVTETTKSSSNNKSSPRTTAPSTPVTTSGSNNRIQLSDLQSFLSEIPTPAGAEAVVQQRGIATELTNVISTTITTTESLERAISAHLPPGDNLCTTLSSPQFSQALSMFWSALQSGQTGPVIRQFGLGTDAINAATSGNIEEFVTALETEAKSGQGQAQQGQEEKKRSPGDSPGKKEDDDDGMPLD is encoded by the exons ATGTGCATGGGGCCCTtatttggaaataatccgTCGCGAAATGCGTCGAAGAATTTGGTTGAATTCAAAGCAGGGAAAATGACTATGAAGGGGAAAATGGTTTATCCAGACACACGAAAGGGACAGGTTTACGTTCACCAATCGGACGATCAATTAATGCATTTTTGTTGGAAAGATCGTACAACAGGAATTGTAGAAGAT GATCTCATAATTTTCCCCGATGATTGTGAATTTAAGCACGTTCCAGCATGTAAAACTGGTAGGGTATATCTGTTGCGATTCAAGTCATCAAGTAGAAAATTCTTCTTCTGGCTACAa gATCTGAAGACTGATAAAGATGAAGAATATTGtaggaaaataaatgaagtttTAAATAATCCACCTACTCCTGGTTCTCAAAGAAGCGGCAATGCAAATCCAGATGGAGATTTTCAtaatctattaaataatatgtcTCAACAGCAATTAATGCAATTGTTCGGTGGTGTTGGACAAATTGGACTGGGCAGCTTATTGGGAACTATGAGCAGGCCTCATGGTATCCAAAGTACTAGAGCGTCTACTACAACTGCATCATCACCAGTTACAACAAGTGTCGCCAGACCACCGGTATCTCAAACTCCAGCACCTTCTACCGTCACTGAAACTACGAAATCTTCCA gtaataataaatcatcacCAAGAACAACAGCACCATCTACACCTGTGACTACTTCAGGTTCTAACAATAGAATTCAATTGAGTGACCTACAAAGTTTCCTCTCAGAAATTCCAACACCAGCTGGAGCAGAAGCTGTTGTTCAg CAGAGGGGCATAGCGACAGAGCTGACGAATGTCATCTCAACGACGATTACGACAACGGAATCTCTGGAACGTGCTATTTCCGCACACTTACCACCTGGAGACAACCTGTGTACCACGCTATCGTCTCCCCAGTTCTCCCAGGCGCTATCAATGTTCTGGTCTGCTTTGCAGTCGGGCCAGACGGGCCCAGTCATCCGTCAATTTGGCTTGGGAACTGATGCGATCAATGCAGCCACCAGCGGTAACATCGAAGAGTTCGTCACCGCTTTGGAGACAGAAGCCAAGAGCGGACAAGGACAAGCGCAACAAGgacaagaagagaagaaacgatCGCCAGGCGATAGTCCTGGCAAGAAggaagacgatgacgacggcATGCCTTTGGATTAA
- the LOC124426782 gene encoding uncharacterized protein LOC124426782: MANHASTSKNYNMKLIDTLYNKIPAFTDLFDEETWYTFVACFIAGTFLVAFILSRFITLHPVD; the protein is encoded by the coding sequence ATGGCAAACCATGCTTCCACTAGCAAAAATTATAACATGAAACTAATCGATAccctttataataaaataccaGCTTTTACTGATCTCTTTGATGAAGAAACATGGTATACATTCGTTGCTTGTTTCATAGCAGGCACTTTTCTAGTTGCTTTTATACTTTCCAGATTTATTACATTACATCCAGTCGACTAA
- the LOC124426776 gene encoding proteasomal ubiquitin receptor ADRM1 isoform X2 translates to MCMGPLFGNNPSRNASKNLVEFKAGKMTMKGKMVYPDTRKGQVYVHQSDDQLMHFCWKDRTTGIVEDDLIIFPDDCEFKHVPACKTGRVYLLRFKSSSRKFFFWLQDLKTDKDEEYCRKINEVLNNPPTPGSQRSGNANPDGDFHNLLNNMSQQQLMQLFGGVGQIGLGSLLGTMSRPHGIQSTRASTTTASSPVTTSVARPPVSQTPAPSTVTETTKSSSNNKSSPRTTAPSTPVTTSGSNNRIQLSDLQSFLSEIPTPAGAEAVVQRGIATELTNVISTTITTTESLERAISAHLPPGDNLCTTLSSPQFSQALSMFWSALQSGQTGPVIRQFGLGTDAINAATSGNIEEFVTALETEAKSGQGQAQQGQEEKKRSPGDSPGKKEDDDDGMPLD, encoded by the exons ATGTGCATGGGGCCCTtatttggaaataatccgTCGCGAAATGCGTCGAAGAATTTGGTTGAATTCAAAGCAGGGAAAATGACTATGAAGGGGAAAATGGTTTATCCAGACACACGAAAGGGACAGGTTTACGTTCACCAATCGGACGATCAATTAATGCATTTTTGTTGGAAAGATCGTACAACAGGAATTGTAGAAGAT GATCTCATAATTTTCCCCGATGATTGTGAATTTAAGCACGTTCCAGCATGTAAAACTGGTAGGGTATATCTGTTGCGATTCAAGTCATCAAGTAGAAAATTCTTCTTCTGGCTACAa gATCTGAAGACTGATAAAGATGAAGAATATTGtaggaaaataaatgaagtttTAAATAATCCACCTACTCCTGGTTCTCAAAGAAGCGGCAATGCAAATCCAGATGGAGATTTTCAtaatctattaaataatatgtcTCAACAGCAATTAATGCAATTGTTCGGTGGTGTTGGACAAATTGGACTGGGCAGCTTATTGGGAACTATGAGCAGGCCTCATGGTATCCAAAGTACTAGAGCGTCTACTACAACTGCATCATCACCAGTTACAACAAGTGTCGCCAGACCACCGGTATCTCAAACTCCAGCACCTTCTACCGTCACTGAAACTACGAAATCTTCCA gtaataataaatcatcacCAAGAACAACAGCACCATCTACACCTGTGACTACTTCAGGTTCTAACAATAGAATTCAATTGAGTGACCTACAAAGTTTCCTCTCAGAAATTCCAACACCAGCTGGAGCAGAAGCTGTTGTTCAg AGGGGCATAGCGACAGAGCTGACGAATGTCATCTCAACGACGATTACGACAACGGAATCTCTGGAACGTGCTATTTCCGCACACTTACCACCTGGAGACAACCTGTGTACCACGCTATCGTCTCCCCAGTTCTCCCAGGCGCTATCAATGTTCTGGTCTGCTTTGCAGTCGGGCCAGACGGGCCCAGTCATCCGTCAATTTGGCTTGGGAACTGATGCGATCAATGCAGCCACCAGCGGTAACATCGAAGAGTTCGTCACCGCTTTGGAGACAGAAGCCAAGAGCGGACAAGGACAAGCGCAACAAGgacaagaagagaagaaacgatCGCCAGGCGATAGTCCTGGCAAGAAggaagacgatgacgacggcATGCCTTTGGATTAA
- the LOC124426769 gene encoding threonylcarbamoyladenosine tRNA methylthiotransferase: MILPCADVEDIEDIISSHDVTPKQRFSAKKNITVRNVKRKKEEKELPQPTILSSIIPGTQKIYVKTWGCTHNSSDSEYMAGQLAAYGYHLTNDKLDADLWLLNSCTVKTPAEDHFRNEIEYGQKNGKHIVVAGCVPQGAPKSSFLKGLSMVGVQQIDRIVEVVEETLKGNTVKFLSQKKEHGKKIGGASLSLPKVRRNPLIEIIAINTGCLNQCTYCKTKHARGELGSYPPEEIIERAKQAFEEGVCELWLTSEDTGTYGRDIGTSLPELLWKLVEVIPDGCMMRVGMTNPPYIIEHLEEMSRILDHPKVYSFLHIPVQSGSDQVLYDMKRDYTCSDFEFVVNFLQSKIPNLTIATDIICGFPTETENDFEETMKLCNKYKFPSLFINQFFPRPGTPAARMPKVPPQQVKKRTKRLSEFFQSYQPYNHKIGEIQKVLVTEISHDKLHYVAHNKFYEQVLVPMKEEYLGKMLSVKIVRTSKHSMEGEPISGEACYPQRVSLTSLVFDNKISSDTMKLTIIIGICFALIARILWKFLIM; this comes from the exons atgatattaccATGTGCTGACGTTGAAGACATCGAGGACATAATATCCTCGCACGATGTAACTCCAAAGCAAAGATTTTCTGCGAAAAAAAACATTACTGTACGTAATGtaaaacgtaaaaaagaagaaaaagaattaccaCAGCCTACAATTTTATCAAGCATTATACCAGGGACACAAAAGATTTATGTGAAAACATGGGGATGCACTCACAATAGTTCTGATAGCGAATACATGGCTGGACAACTTGCGGCATATGGTTATCATTTAACTAATGATAAGCTTGATGCAGATTTATGGCTTTTAAACTCGTGTACGGTTAAAACTCCTGCCGAGGATCACTTTAGAAATGAGATCGAATATGGgcaaaaaaatggaaaacatATTGTTGTTGCAGg gTGTGTACCTCAAGGTGCTCCAAAGTCttcatttttaaaaggatTGAGCATGGTGGGAGTACAACAAATTGACAGAATCGTTGAAGTGGTAGAAGAAACGCTTAAAGGAAATactgtaaaatttttaagccAAAAGAAAGAGCATGGGAAAAAAATTGGAGGTGCATCCTTAAGCCTTCCAAAAGTTCGAAGGAATCCTTTGATTGAGATCATAGCTATAAATACTGGCTGTTTGAATCAATGTACTTATTGCAAAACAAAACATGCCAGAGGTGAACTTGGAAGTTATCCTCctgaagaaataatagaacgtGCCAAACAGGCTTTTGAAGAAGGTGTATGCGAATTATGGTTGACGTCTGAAGATACAGGAACTTATGGCAGAGACATTGGTACTAGTTTACCTGAATTATTGTGGAAATTGGTGGAAGTTATACCAGATGGTTGTATGATGCGCGTTGGTATGACCAATCCACCTTATATAATTGAACATTTAGAAGAAATGAGTAGAATTTTAGATCATCCAAAAGTTTACAGTTTCTTACATATACCTGTACAATCTGGAAGCGATCAGGTATTGTATGATATGAAAAGAGATTACACCTGCTCAGATTTTGAATTTGTTGTAAATTTTTTGCAATCGAAAATTCCAAATTTGACCATAGCAACGGACATAATCTGTGGTTTTCCAACAGAAACAGAGAATGATTTTGAAGAAACTATGAAGCtatgtaataagtataaatttccaagtttatttataaatcaattttttccaAGGCCTGGCACCCCAGCAGCTAGAATGCCTAAGGTGCCTCCTCAacaagttaaaaaaagaactaaaagaTTATCagaattttttcaatcttATCAACCTTACAACCATAAAATTGGAGAAATACAGAAAGTATTAGTAACAGAAATATCTCACGACAAATTACATTACGTTGCacacaataaattttatgaacaAGTATTAGTACCtatgaaagaagaatatttaGGCAAAATGCTATCTGTTAAAATCGTACGAACCAGTAAACATTCGATGGAAGGTGAACCAATAAGTGGAGAGGCCTGTTATCCACAACGCGTATCTTTAACATCATTggtatttgataataaaatatctagtGATACAATGaaacttacaataataatagggaTCTGTTTTGCATTGATAGCTAGAATTTTATGGAAATTCCTGATTATGTGA